In Nitrospira sp., the following are encoded in one genomic region:
- a CDS encoding PepSY domain-containing protein has translation MLSSSERQNNSEDKSMFKAVFTIFPLGALLLAAGAMAVTDSAYGEPNKFEMATVAKIAISEAIRTASETVSGTVIEAELKQKHDRLSWKIEVVTPEKKIMEIRIDAETGSVITVEDKAKAKKVKRHQAYHKQ, from the coding sequence GTGTTGTCTTCATCAGAACGTCAGAACAACAGCGAGGATAAATCCATGTTCAAAGCCGTCTTCACAATCTTCCCTCTGGGTGCGCTGCTGTTGGCAGCCGGAGCCATGGCGGTGACCGACTCAGCCTATGGGGAGCCGAATAAGTTCGAGATGGCGACTGTGGCCAAGATAGCGATTAGTGAGGCGATCAGAACTGCCTCAGAGACGGTGTCGGGCACGGTCATCGAAGCCGAGTTGAAACAGAAGCACGACCGGCTGAGTTGGAAAATAGAAGTTGTTACACCGGAGAAGAAGATCATGGAGATCCGCATCGATGCTGAGACGGGAAGTGTCATCACTGTGGAGGACAAGGCCAAGGCAAAGAAGGTCAAGCGGCATCAGGCATATCACAAACAATGA